From Panicum hallii strain FIL2 chromosome 2, PHallii_v3.1, whole genome shotgun sequence, a single genomic window includes:
- the LOC112881472 gene encoding universal stress protein PHOS34-like isoform X1 codes for MQAPATPSSVDLPLAAPPPVKAPTPRPPPPASLQPESPGVFFSAAAAALPSGSAHRRIAIAVDLSDESAYAVSWAVANYLRPGDAVVLLHVRPTSVLYGADWGAVDVSLPNPGDGAEDDDDSEAAARRIEDDYDAFTASKADDLARPLKDAGIPYKIHIVRDHDMKERLCLEVERLGLSAVIMGSKGFGAARRTSKGRLGSVSDYCVHHCVCPVVVVRFPDEGSAEDGEAGGLSSAVGAEDVLHPVPEEDAEYHDATEEHKDT; via the exons ATGCAGGCCCCGGCGACCCCCTCCTCCGTCGACCTGCCGctggcagcgccgccgccggtgaagGCGCCgaccccgcgcccgcccccgccggccTCGCTCCAGCCCGAGTCCCCGGGGGTCTTCTtctccgccgcggcggccgccctGCCCTCGGGCTCCGCCCACCGCCGCATAGCCAtcgccgtcgacctctccgACGAGTCCGCCTACGCCGTGAGCTGGGCCGTCGCCAACTACCTCCGCCCCGGGGACGCCGTCGTCCTGCTCCACGTGCGCCCCACCTCCGTGCTCTACGGCGCCGACTGGGGCGCCGTCGACGTCTCCCTCCCCAACCCTGGCGACGGcgccgaggacgacgacgactccGAGGCCGCCGCGCGCAGGATAGAGGACGACTACGACGCCTTCACGGCCTCCAAGGCCGACGACCTCGCCAGGCCGCTCAAGGACGCGGGCATCCCCTATAAGATCCACATCGTCAGGGACCACGACATGAAGGAGCGCCTCTGCCTCGAGGTCGAGAGGCTCGGGCTCAGCGCGGTCATCATGGGGAGCAAGGGCTTCGGCGCCGCGCGGAGGACCAGCAAGGGGAGGCTCGGGAGCGTCAGCGACTACTGTGTCCACCACTGTGTCTGCCCCGTCGTGGTGGTGCGCTTCCCTGACGAAGGCTCCGCGGAGGATGGGGAGGCCGGCGGCCTGTCGTCAGCGGTGGGTGCGGAGGATGTGCTGCACCCTGTGCCCGAGGAGGATGCCGAGTACCATGATGCTACTGAGGAGCACAAGG ATACTTGA
- the LOC112881472 gene encoding universal stress protein PHOS34-like isoform X2 → MQAPATPSSVDLPLAAPPPVKAPTPRPPPPASLQPESPGVFFSAAAAALPSGSAHRRIAIAVDLSDESAYAVSWAVANYLRPGDAVVLLHVRPTSVLYGADWGAVDVSLPNPGDGAEDDDDSEAAARRIEDDYDAFTASKADDLARPLKDAGIPYKIHIVRDHDMKERLCLEVERLGLSAVIMGSKGFGAARRTSKGRLGSVSDYCVHHCVCPVVVVRFPDEGSAEDGEAGGLSSAVGAEDVLHPVPEEDAEYHDATEEHKGN, encoded by the coding sequence ATGCAGGCCCCGGCGACCCCCTCCTCCGTCGACCTGCCGctggcagcgccgccgccggtgaagGCGCCgaccccgcgcccgcccccgccggccTCGCTCCAGCCCGAGTCCCCGGGGGTCTTCTtctccgccgcggcggccgccctGCCCTCGGGCTCCGCCCACCGCCGCATAGCCAtcgccgtcgacctctccgACGAGTCCGCCTACGCCGTGAGCTGGGCCGTCGCCAACTACCTCCGCCCCGGGGACGCCGTCGTCCTGCTCCACGTGCGCCCCACCTCCGTGCTCTACGGCGCCGACTGGGGCGCCGTCGACGTCTCCCTCCCCAACCCTGGCGACGGcgccgaggacgacgacgactccGAGGCCGCCGCGCGCAGGATAGAGGACGACTACGACGCCTTCACGGCCTCCAAGGCCGACGACCTCGCCAGGCCGCTCAAGGACGCGGGCATCCCCTATAAGATCCACATCGTCAGGGACCACGACATGAAGGAGCGCCTCTGCCTCGAGGTCGAGAGGCTCGGGCTCAGCGCGGTCATCATGGGGAGCAAGGGCTTCGGCGCCGCGCGGAGGACCAGCAAGGGGAGGCTCGGGAGCGTCAGCGACTACTGTGTCCACCACTGTGTCTGCCCCGTCGTGGTGGTGCGCTTCCCTGACGAAGGCTCCGCGGAGGATGGGGAGGCCGGCGGCCTGTCGTCAGCGGTGGGTGCGGAGGATGTGCTGCACCCTGTGCCCGAGGAGGATGCCGAGTACCATGATGCTACTGAGGAGCACAAGGGTAACTGA